From the genome of Psychroserpens ponticola, one region includes:
- a CDS encoding GNAT family N-acetyltransferase, which yields MNNIKSNIQNLTSLWQTVSKPFNSYFIETNFKYSLIENSEWPNRLWLNQEINKDVITLVKEKLLSISTNLTIPYWDIYNSDSFKILEQNGFILKFEQTGMSLKSSQIFTELKGLSLHKVSTKKEAKLWSILFSKSFGYFTNPELLIKSQKNTNYYIAYDQNIAVGTGILHTTGNVSGIHSVGIIPQQRQKGYAEQIMKLLINQSIKIDSDFITLQSSDMGKGLYLKLGFEEQFTIKNYALQHRV from the coding sequence ATGAACAATATAAAATCAAATATTCAAAATTTGACATCTCTTTGGCAAACAGTAAGTAAACCATTCAATTCGTATTTTATTGAAACAAATTTTAAGTATAGTTTAATTGAAAACTCAGAATGGCCAAATAGATTGTGGTTAAATCAAGAAATTAACAAAGATGTAATCACATTAGTCAAGGAAAAATTATTATCTATCTCTACAAATCTAACTATACCATATTGGGATATTTACAATAGTGATTCTTTTAAAATATTAGAGCAAAATGGATTCATTCTTAAGTTTGAACAAACAGGAATGTCTTTAAAATCATCTCAAATATTTACTGAATTAAAAGGATTAAGCTTACACAAAGTATCTACAAAAAAAGAAGCAAAATTATGGTCTATCCTTTTTTCTAAATCTTTTGGGTATTTTACAAATCCCGAATTATTGATCAAATCTCAAAAAAACACGAACTACTATATTGCTTATGACCAAAATATAGCTGTTGGAACAGGTATTTTACACACGACAGGTAATGTGTCTGGCATTCACTCTGTTGGTATTATACCTCAACAAAGGCAAAAAGGTTATGCAGAGCAAATAATGAAGCTTTTAATTAATCAGTCAATTAAAATAGATAGTGATTTTATAACTTTACAATCATCTGATATGGGAAAAGGATTATATTTAAAATTGGGGTTTGAAGAACAATTCACGATAAAAAATTACGCCTTACAACACCGTGTATAA
- a CDS encoding amidohydrolase family protein, with protein MKRKFIKFLLPIVGLAVLFFAGLYWPLQDLKVPIKHGTILIKSVTVIDVVSGALIENQDIIIKGNRITEIGMSDSINSSNDAFVIDGLGKFVIPGLWDMHTHSNQHSEWLHHPLYIANGVTGIRDMSGQLNEKDSYWVGSKERLHWNTELNNNERITPRYVLQSSYQIDGSSSVPENFPDFFKLEKDEHVDSLLSFYKNEKVDFIKVYQQIQPNIYKKLALAAPKYKLHLAGHKPMFVSLKDAILLGQRSFEHGRIFMFESFPKADSLRNPKNWKALFSKFKKSMIEDFNPEIAIKLMTLMKENNAYWTPTLQTLKFEAFAHKSTFIDNPNLKYITSIRKNIWWGIDVKNNKKKNLSEEGNGLSTDFYNAAKKQIKMAKDIGVPIMTGTDVTDSYTFAGFSIHNELEDLTKSGLSNLETLQSATIIPAKFVGKEKEYGTIENGKIADLIILNKNPLENIVHSKTINGVVMNGTYYDSDKLNELKNFTQSISSSFHMNIKVFYSLISSPLVRVQFAD; from the coding sequence ATGAAACGTAAATTCATTAAATTTTTGCTCCCAATTGTTGGTCTAGCAGTATTATTCTTTGCTGGTTTATATTGGCCTCTTCAAGACTTAAAAGTCCCCATAAAACATGGGACTATCTTAATTAAATCTGTAACCGTTATAGATGTCGTCTCTGGGGCTTTAATTGAAAATCAAGACATCATAATAAAAGGGAACAGAATTACTGAAATAGGAATGTCTGATTCTATTAATAGCTCTAATGATGCATTTGTAATTGATGGTCTAGGAAAATTTGTAATCCCTGGACTTTGGGACATGCACACACATTCAAATCAACATTCAGAATGGCTTCATCATCCTCTTTACATTGCCAATGGCGTTACAGGTATTCGCGATATGTCTGGTCAACTTAATGAAAAAGACAGTTATTGGGTTGGCAGTAAAGAACGCTTGCATTGGAATACCGAATTGAATAATAATGAAAGAATAACACCAAGATATGTTTTGCAAAGCAGTTACCAAATTGACGGCTCTTCTTCTGTTCCTGAAAACTTTCCAGATTTTTTTAAGCTTGAGAAAGACGAACATGTTGACTCTCTTTTAAGTTTTTACAAAAATGAAAAAGTAGATTTTATTAAAGTATACCAACAAATACAACCTAATATCTATAAAAAATTGGCTTTGGCTGCACCAAAATACAAATTACATCTTGCAGGCCATAAACCAATGTTTGTGAGTCTTAAAGATGCCATTTTATTAGGACAGAGAAGTTTTGAACACGGACGTATTTTTATGTTTGAGTCTTTTCCTAAAGCAGATAGTTTGCGAAATCCAAAAAATTGGAAAGCGTTATTTTCAAAATTCAAAAAATCAATGATTGAAGATTTTAATCCAGAAATAGCAATTAAATTAATGACGTTAATGAAAGAAAATAACGCCTATTGGACACCAACACTTCAAACCCTCAAATTCGAGGCATTTGCTCATAAATCTACATTTATTGATAATCCCAACTTAAAATATATTACTTCAATACGAAAAAACATATGGTGGGGAATTGATGTAAAAAATAACAAGAAAAAGAATTTATCTGAAGAAGGAAATGGATTAAGTACAGATTTTTATAATGCGGCAAAAAAACAAATTAAAATGGCTAAAGATATCGGCGTTCCAATTATGACGGGAACAGATGTGACAGATTCATATACTTTTGCTGGGTTTAGTATACATAATGAATTAGAAGATTTGACTAAAAGTGGTTTATCGAACCTTGAAACTTTGCAAAGTGCTACTATTATTCCAGCAAAGTTTGTTGGAAAAGAAAAAGAGTATGGAACAATCGAAAATGGAAAAATTGCAGATTTAATTATTTTAAATAAAAATCCTTTAGAAAATATTGTCCATTCCAAAACAATCAATGGTGTTGTTATGAATGGAACTTATTATGATTCGGATAAATTAAATGAACTAAAAAACTTTACACAATCAATTTCTTCAAGTTTTCATATGAACATCAAAGTTTTTTATAGTCTTATAAGTAGTCCTCTGGTTAGAGTCCAATTTGCAGATTAA
- a CDS encoding DMT family transporter has protein sequence MNNSGLIIFAFIGGVFLAMQGGLNAQLGVLLRNPLLASLVAFFCSTVFALVFVLLNFKSLPTISQIKEIPFYLWFTGGFFSVFGISLYYYTIPKLGISTMISIGLCGQLIFAVIAGNYGWLNSPLEPITLKKTIGISSMILGIILINIK, from the coding sequence ATGAATAATTCTGGATTAATAATTTTTGCTTTTATTGGAGGAGTATTTTTAGCGATGCAAGGTGGATTGAATGCACAATTGGGTGTTTTATTAAGAAACCCTTTATTGGCAAGTTTAGTTGCATTTTTTTGCAGCACAGTGTTTGCTTTAGTATTTGTCCTACTTAATTTCAAATCGCTACCAACAATTTCACAAATAAAAGAGATACCTTTTTATCTATGGTTTACTGGTGGTTTTTTCAGTGTATTCGGAATAAGTTTATACTATTACACCATTCCTAAACTAGGAATTTCTACAATGATTTCAATTGGGCTTTGTGGTCAATTAATCTTTGCTGTAATTGCAGGGAATTACGGTTGGTTAAATTCACCTTTAGAACCTATAACGTTAAAAAAGACAATAGGCATCTCATCAATGATTCTAGGAATCATATTAATCAATATAAAATGA
- a CDS encoding RrF2 family transcriptional regulator gives MSYSLSFTKSILVVIFISDKIRQKQLGFLSTADISKYLSIPKPTLVKILQNLNAANIIETKEGKLGGIRLMRKPSDITILEIFEASEKGKPLFQTSFNILAEGKRPNNAQKSIKNIFSNAENQMKSELSKKTIAEILLEMNY, from the coding sequence ATGAGTTACTCTTTATCTTTTACAAAATCAATATTAGTTGTCATTTTTATCTCTGACAAGATCAGACAAAAACAACTTGGATTTTTATCGACTGCGGATATTTCAAAATATTTAAGCATACCTAAACCAACTTTAGTTAAAATCCTTCAAAATTTAAATGCAGCAAACATCATTGAAACAAAAGAAGGAAAATTAGGAGGCATACGATTAATGAGAAAACCTTCTGACATAACAATATTGGAAATTTTTGAAGCTAGTGAAAAAGGAAAACCATTATTTCAAACTTCATTCAATATTTTGGCAGAAGGAAAAAGACCAAATAACGCTCAAAAATCAATTAAAAATATTTTTAGCAATGCTGAAAATCAAATGAAAAGTGAATTATCAAAAAAAACCATTGCTGAAATATTATTAGAAATGAACTATTAA
- a CDS encoding helix-turn-helix domain-containing protein — MGSLDIILITISGAGLMHGILVSIHLLTNKKNQTLSKSLMAIILLLMAFRVGKSVLFNFAEDLEFSIIMIGLSVLLLLGPLLYFYIQSITTPNFQLKKSYVNYFSPFVAMFVISFFATEQWFIENGKFWSFLLLAFVYLHFAYYIIRSSKIVMKASKEGNQVLTKSQNTVILWSKYVIVGVIIIWLSYVLNIFEDKIPYILGPVIYSITIYALTFIAFNLRVINYDGMVFKEDLNKNTLFKNIDAIIRKDKLYLNSNLDLTQIAKVLSVSIHEVSHMINEKTDTNFNGYINKFRIEEAKKIISKDKAKQYTIESIAYDVGFNSMSTFNSAFKKLESTTPSQYRNSLS; from the coding sequence ATGGGAAGTTTAGATATTATTTTAATTACAATTAGTGGCGCAGGTTTAATGCATGGTATTTTAGTTTCAATACACCTACTTACTAATAAAAAAAATCAAACACTTTCAAAATCATTAATGGCAATAATACTGCTATTAATGGCTTTTAGAGTTGGTAAATCAGTGTTGTTCAATTTTGCCGAGGATTTGGAATTCTCTATTATAATGATTGGATTGTCTGTATTATTACTTTTAGGTCCTCTACTCTATTTTTACATTCAATCTATTACAACACCTAATTTCCAGCTGAAGAAATCTTATGTCAATTATTTTTCACCATTCGTTGCAATGTTCGTTATAAGCTTTTTTGCTACTGAACAATGGTTTATTGAAAATGGAAAATTCTGGTCTTTCTTGCTACTTGCATTTGTATATCTTCATTTTGCCTACTATATAATTAGATCCTCGAAAATTGTAATGAAGGCATCAAAAGAAGGAAACCAAGTATTAACTAAATCTCAAAATACGGTAATTCTCTGGTCAAAATATGTCATTGTAGGAGTTATAATCATTTGGTTGTCCTATGTGTTAAATATTTTTGAAGATAAGATTCCTTATATATTAGGACCAGTAATATATAGTATTACTATATACGCACTTACATTTATTGCTTTTAATTTAAGAGTTATTAATTATGATGGAATGGTCTTTAAAGAAGACTTAAATAAAAATACCTTGTTTAAAAATATTGATGCTATCATTAGAAAAGATAAACTCTATCTAAATTCAAATTTAGATTTAACTCAAATTGCTAAAGTTTTATCTGTTAGTATTCATGAAGTCTCACACATGATAAATGAAAAAACCGATACTAATTTTAATGGTTATATTAATAAATTCAGAATTGAGGAAGCAAAAAAAATTATCTCTAAGGATAAAGCAAAGCAATATACAATTGAATCAATAGCCTACGATGTTGGTTTCAACAGTATGTCTACCTTTAATTCTGCCTTTAAAAAGCTTGAATCTACTACGCCTTCTCAGTACAGAAATTCTCTTTCTTAA
- a CDS encoding zinc-binding dehydrogenase, translating to MNYKWSFVSIKALTNPNQKHLIELKELAEKGNVRPYIDKSFPLSEIMAAHEYADKGREKGNVVIEIIN from the coding sequence ATTAATTATAAGTGGAGTTTTGTTTCAATAAAAGCGCTCACAAATCCTAATCAGAAACATCTAATTGAATTAAAAGAACTTGCTGAAAAGGGAAACGTTAGACCATATATAGACAAAAGTTTCCCACTTTCTGAAATTATGGCTGCACACGAATATGCTGATAAGGGAAGGGAAAAAGGGAATGTAGTCATTGAAATAATAAATTAA
- a CDS encoding DUF1097 domain-containing protein: MESLKQALTMGITGAIAVFTASYFGLPTWVLFMAWVSYYLFGTKTKTTFLVLVQQIFGILIAMIIQYLGTLLSETLAIFGFPIIVFIVMIGVFYISKLKYLNNILAYFLGMIIGFGSNSEIDINILLLLGITLLSGYTFAWLNVTISKRIESK, encoded by the coding sequence ATGGAATCATTAAAACAAGCATTAACAATGGGAATAACGGGGGCAATAGCCGTTTTTACAGCCTCTTATTTTGGACTACCTACTTGGGTACTATTTATGGCTTGGGTCAGCTATTATTTATTTGGCACGAAAACTAAAACTACTTTCTTAGTCCTTGTTCAGCAAATATTTGGAATTCTAATAGCTATGATTATTCAATATTTAGGTACTTTGCTTTCAGAAACTTTAGCAATATTCGGATTTCCCATCATCGTATTTATTGTTATGATTGGAGTATTTTATATATCTAAATTAAAATATTTAAATAATATACTTGCTTATTTTTTAGGAATGATTATTGGGTTTGGTTCAAATTCAGAAATAGATATAAACATTCTTCTATTATTAGGAATAACCTTACTCTCTGGTTATACTTTTGCTTGGTTAAACGTAACTATAAGTAAACGAATTGAATCCAAATAA
- a CDS encoding VOC family protein, with protein sequence MKNTLILVSALIISLNAIGQKKEPNNCLNNIHLEPSFIAFTTHKNSELGNWYKNTFGLKIVKEFAFPDGSTTGVLMKKGEFVVEIFFRNDALKKSELKPGSNSEQWSGFMKFGFYTDANLVTLKACLKRKNINAGRIFKDDNLGVDLLQVIDPEGNILEIISRHKK encoded by the coding sequence ATGAAAAACACATTAATACTCGTTTCTGCATTAATTATAAGCCTTAATGCAATTGGACAAAAAAAAGAACCTAATAATTGCTTAAATAACATTCACCTTGAACCAAGCTTTATCGCTTTTACCACACATAAAAATAGTGAGCTAGGAAATTGGTATAAAAATACTTTTGGACTAAAAATTGTTAAAGAATTTGCATTCCCTGACGGAAGTACAACAGGTGTTTTGATGAAAAAAGGAGAATTTGTTGTTGAAATATTTTTCAGAAATGATGCACTTAAAAAAAGTGAACTTAAGCCAGGTTCTAACTCTGAACAATGGAGTGGTTTCATGAAATTTGGATTCTATACAGATGCAAACCTGGTAACATTAAAAGCTTGCTTAAAGAGAAAAAATATAAATGCAGGCAGAATATTTAAAGATGATAATCTTGGAGTTGATTTATTACAAGTTATAGATCCCGAAGGAAATATTCTTGAAATTATTAGTAGGCATAAGAAATAA
- a CDS encoding IS3 family transposase, with protein MYKNDGYVRRYSESFKLKVLDELAKGNHSKRQVGLLYGVQSSTINEWIKKYNRKDLMNTRVIVQTDDELTRIKALQKELKQLKELLIKKDLDKLIDNSYLTVAAKKLGYKDALELKKTKHLALMETLDNNPKERPYSIATICKGYFLTRDAFYKYKKRYVKRIKIENQVLEIVHKRRRTLPREGARKLMRSLKTDFKKHNIKIGRDQLLRILRDNNLLIRRKKYSSRTTNSHNRFYKYNNSIKDVEIVSCNQVWAADITYIRTIKGFCYLALLTDMYSRKIVGYDLSDSLELTGCVRALKKAIYHNKELKNLTHHSDRGIQYCSNVYINELNRKKIVISMTEENHCYENALAERVNGILKDEFYLDQTFASVEDAKRATKNAIKLYNSKRLHLSLDYKTPNNVHQNAA; from the coding sequence ATGTATAAAAATGATGGATATGTAAGACGTTATAGCGAAAGCTTTAAGCTCAAAGTTCTTGATGAACTTGCTAAGGGAAACCACTCTAAAAGACAAGTAGGACTGCTCTATGGCGTACAATCCAGTACCATTAACGAATGGATAAAAAAGTACAATCGCAAAGATTTAATGAACACCCGTGTAATTGTTCAAACAGATGATGAACTTACCCGAATAAAAGCCCTACAAAAAGAGCTTAAACAGCTAAAGGAACTTCTCATAAAGAAAGACCTCGATAAACTTATTGATAATAGTTATCTCACTGTGGCTGCTAAGAAACTAGGCTACAAAGATGCTTTAGAACTCAAAAAAACTAAACATCTAGCACTAATGGAGACTTTAGACAATAATCCAAAAGAAAGACCTTACAGTATAGCAACAATCTGTAAGGGATATTTCCTAACTCGTGATGCGTTTTATAAATACAAAAAGCGATATGTCAAGCGAATAAAGATTGAAAACCAGGTGTTGGAAATCGTTCATAAAAGAAGAAGGACTTTACCAAGAGAAGGAGCTCGAAAGTTGATGCGGTCCCTAAAAACGGACTTTAAAAAACACAACATCAAAATTGGTAGAGATCAATTGTTACGTATCCTTAGAGATAATAATCTTTTGATACGGCGAAAGAAATATTCGTCCAGAACAACCAACTCACATAATAGATTTTACAAATACAATAATAGTATTAAAGATGTAGAAATAGTTAGTTGCAACCAAGTGTGGGCTGCAGATATAACTTACATCAGAACTATTAAAGGATTTTGTTATCTAGCACTCTTAACAGATATGTATTCACGTAAAATCGTAGGATATGACCTAAGTGACAGCTTAGAGCTAACCGGTTGTGTTAGGGCGCTTAAAAAGGCAATCTATCATAACAAAGAACTCAAGAATCTAACCCACCACTCAGACAGAGGAATACAATATTGCAGCAATGTATACATCAACGAGCTAAACCGAAAAAAGATAGTAATAAGCATGACAGAAGAAAATCATTGCTATGAAAATGCCCTAGCAGAGCGGGTAAATGGAATTTTAAAAGATGAATTTTACCTCGACCAGACCTTTGCCAGCGTAGAAGATGCAAAAAGAGCAACTAAAAATGCAATCAAATTATATAACTCTAAAAGATTACATTTATCTTTAGACTATAAAACACCTAATAACGTGCACCAAAATGCAGCTTAA
- a CDS encoding sensor histidine kinase — translation MNYRAYIFKLFFRILLLVSIILALTYAIYKDKTAYTVIIGIALFYLLINTYTFIKRRFVAMDDFFEAVKYRDFSRWFPEDRGPKDIRFLYTGFNEINRTIKEINSQNQAQYVYLQKILEMVDIGIIAYNLESGDVLWSNDSFGDILDVPSFKNIRFVERRKPELFNTVFETYHREPNSISIALQNESIKILISDTVFQVDEDAFKLIVIQNIDDTLNKNESESWKKLLSVMTHEIMNSIAPISSLADTLQKNLEVAINKPEESHLELEDLNSGIKTIKNRSEGLLKFAKTYRSLSKVTHLNLHRAKVSELLNNIQLLMEPSIKAKNINIQFNVSDPKLELDIDTHLIEQVLINLILNAVDACKSDDNAEIKVLASQNSNRNIVIKVYDNGSGIPQDILENIFVPFFTSKATGSGIGLSLCKQIMLLHKGRILVKSIEGEGSVFSLVF, via the coding sequence ATGAACTATAGAGCATACATCTTTAAGTTGTTTTTTAGAATTCTACTTTTAGTTAGTATAATACTAGCTTTAACCTATGCGATCTATAAGGACAAAACAGCTTATACTGTGATTATAGGTATCGCATTATTTTACTTACTCATCAATACATACACATTTATAAAACGCCGTTTTGTTGCAATGGACGATTTTTTTGAAGCTGTTAAGTATCGTGATTTTTCAAGGTGGTTCCCTGAAGATAGAGGTCCGAAAGACATAAGGTTTTTGTACACAGGTTTTAATGAAATCAATAGAACTATTAAAGAAATTAACTCCCAGAATCAAGCCCAATATGTGTACTTGCAAAAGATTTTAGAAATGGTAGACATAGGCATTATAGCTTATAATCTGGAATCTGGAGACGTACTTTGGAGCAACGATTCTTTTGGTGACATTTTGGATGTACCTTCGTTTAAAAACATCAGATTTGTAGAACGCAGAAAGCCAGAATTATTCAATACTGTTTTTGAAACTTACCATAGAGAACCGAATTCTATTTCTATAGCATTACAGAATGAAAGCATTAAAATCTTAATTTCTGACACGGTTTTTCAAGTTGATGAAGATGCTTTTAAATTAATTGTCATTCAAAATATTGATGATACTTTAAATAAAAATGAATCTGAATCTTGGAAAAAGTTATTAAGTGTAATGACACATGAAATCATGAATTCTATTGCACCTATTTCGTCCTTAGCAGATACCCTTCAAAAAAACTTAGAAGTAGCAATTAATAAACCTGAAGAGTCGCATTTAGAATTAGAAGATCTCAATTCTGGAATAAAAACCATTAAAAACCGAAGTGAAGGCCTTTTAAAATTCGCAAAAACCTATCGCAGTTTAAGTAAAGTCACTCATCTTAATTTACATCGCGCTAAAGTTTCTGAATTACTCAACAATATTCAGTTGCTTATGGAACCGTCAATAAAAGCTAAAAATATTAATATACAGTTCAACGTTTCTGATCCAAAATTGGAATTAGATATAGATACACACCTAATTGAACAGGTATTAATTAATCTTATATTAAATGCTGTAGACGCTTGTAAAAGTGACGATAATGCAGAAATCAAAGTACTTGCCTCGCAAAATTCAAATAGAAACATTGTTATTAAGGTCTATGACAATGGTTCTGGTATTCCTCAAGACATTCTAGAAAACATCTTTGTTCCATTCTTTACAAGTAAAGCTACTGGAAGCGGAATTGGTTTGAGTTTATGTAAGCAAATAATGCTTCTTCATAAAGGGAGAATACTTGTAAAAAGTATTGAAGGAGAAGGCTCGGTATTTAGCTTGGTGTTTTAG
- a CDS encoding serine hydrolase domain-containing protein: MQRVLIIFTILFCFSLTSKAQNPEFENLKNIDSWLESNIKDRNLSGATVLIADKSKLIYSITVGKSNLESQRELQPNDYFKIASLSKVITTVAVMKLYEDGYFDLDDPIEKYMPIFKNTKVINRQDDSDSFTFENANTKITIRHLLNQTAGFAYDGPIISKLYKEKGLSFFNPSHESLSSFMNDLSSMPIIHQPGKKFTYGPSTDILGYLIETVTNQNLEAYLNNSIFIPLNMTGTGFDAHRKDMNRLVRSYSKQENNLKAINNELDLTKGFKTKVFMGGSGLISTSSDYMKFCQMLLNYGVYKNTRIISRKSIEMMTSNQIGDIDYPQGFHPILGKGNKFGFGLNVITKKGKVNEFYSQGSYYWEGAYSTTFIIDPKEGFAALMMTQLGGRQSLKVRKDFRKTVYKTLK, translated from the coding sequence GTGCAAAGAGTCTTAATTATATTTACAATTTTATTTTGTTTCAGTTTAACTTCAAAAGCTCAAAATCCAGAATTCGAAAATTTAAAAAATATTGACAGCTGGTTAGAATCAAATATAAAGGATCGTAACTTATCTGGAGCGACAGTCTTAATCGCAGATAAAAGTAAGCTTATATATTCTATAACAGTAGGCAAATCTAATTTAGAATCGCAAAGAGAGCTACAACCCAATGACTATTTTAAGATTGCATCATTATCTAAAGTAATCACAACTGTTGCTGTAATGAAGTTATATGAAGATGGCTATTTTGATCTAGACGATCCTATTGAAAAGTATATGCCCATTTTTAAAAACACCAAGGTGATTAACCGTCAAGATGATTCTGATAGCTTTACCTTTGAAAACGCTAACACTAAAATAACCATAAGACATTTATTAAATCAAACTGCGGGTTTTGCTTATGATGGTCCAATAATTTCAAAACTTTACAAAGAGAAAGGTTTATCTTTTTTTAATCCTTCACATGAAAGCTTATCAAGTTTTATGAATGACTTGAGTTCTATGCCAATTATTCATCAACCTGGAAAAAAATTCACTTATGGCCCATCTACAGATATTCTTGGGTATCTAATTGAAACTGTAACTAATCAAAATTTAGAAGCCTACTTAAACAACAGTATCTTTATTCCTTTAAATATGACAGGCACAGGATTTGATGCACACCGGAAAGACATGAATCGATTAGTAAGATCTTATTCTAAACAAGAAAATAACCTGAAAGCAATTAATAATGAACTCGATTTAACAAAAGGTTTCAAAACAAAAGTATTTATGGGAGGAAGTGGTTTAATTTCAACTTCTTCAGATTATATGAAGTTTTGTCAAATGCTTCTCAATTATGGAGTCTACAAAAATACGCGAATAATTTCAAGAAAATCCATTGAGATGATGACATCCAATCAAATTGGAGACATTGACTATCCTCAAGGATTTCATCCAATATTGGGTAAAGGCAACAAATTTGGTTTTGGCCTAAATGTGATTACCAAAAAAGGTAAGGTTAATGAATTCTATAGTCAAGGTAGTTACTACTGGGAAGGTGCTTATTCTACTACATTCATCATTGATCCTAAAGAAGGTTTTGCTGCTTTAATGATGACACAACTGGGTGGAAGACAATCCTTGAAGGTAAGAAAAGACTTTAGAAAAACAGTTTATAAAACCTTAAAATAG
- a CDS encoding Crp/Fnr family transcriptional regulator: MTKEKYISELKLKFESYAQISNRSWTLIESIITFQKLEKDETLLRNGQIAKKTHFVCKGALRAYVTDYDGNIYNKNIFLETDFAGSTVSYLLGVPSNFTLEALEETILINLDYKKYRQFIEQNIDLKNFYIAYMENNWIVEKEQREVSLVMENATERYLKLLQKHPNIDQRIQKLHIASHLGITPTQLSRIRKNIKKDS, translated from the coding sequence TTGACAAAAGAAAAATACATTTCAGAATTAAAGTTAAAGTTTGAAAGTTATGCCCAAATCTCAAATAGATCTTGGACGTTAATTGAATCTATAATAACATTTCAAAAATTAGAAAAAGACGAAACTTTACTAAGAAATGGACAGATTGCAAAAAAAACACATTTTGTTTGTAAAGGTGCTTTAAGAGCATATGTAACTGATTATGATGGAAACATCTATAATAAAAATATTTTCCTTGAAACAGATTTTGCTGGTTCAACAGTTTCATATCTATTAGGTGTTCCTTCAAATTTCACTTTAGAAGCTCTAGAAGAAACTATTTTAATCAATCTTGATTATAAAAAATATAGACAGTTTATTGAACAAAACATCGACTTAAAAAATTTCTATATCGCCTATATGGAAAATAATTGGATTGTTGAAAAAGAACAAAGAGAAGTTTCTTTAGTAATGGAAAACGCTACGGAAAGGTATCTGAAATTACTTCAAAAACACCCAAACATTGACCAAAGAATACAAAAACTACATATAGCTTCTCATTTAGGGATTACACCTACTCAATTAAGTAGAATAAGAAAAAATATAAAGAAAGATTCCTAA
- a CDS encoding NAD(P)H-dependent oxidoreductase encodes MNLINNLEWRYATKKFDTSKKVSTENLEQIKKAIQLSASSYGLQLYKVLIIDSKEIREKLKSASYGQTQITEASHLVIFCNYSIVTEEHIDEYFALKSQIEQVNVSDLKDYSDFIKEDINNKSKIEKDKWTSNQTYLALGNLLNACAELKIDACPMEGFERGKYNEILSLEEQGLNTSVIATIGYRSDNDTSQHTAKVRKPTKTLFA; translated from the coding sequence ATGAATTTAATTAATAATTTAGAGTGGAGATATGCCACTAAAAAATTCGATACTTCCAAAAAGGTTTCTACAGAAAACTTAGAACAAATCAAGAAAGCTATTCAATTATCAGCATCTTCTTATGGTCTTCAATTGTATAAAGTGCTTATTATAGATAGTAAAGAAATAAGAGAAAAACTAAAATCAGCTTCTTACGGACAAACTCAAATAACAGAAGCGTCTCATTTGGTCATTTTTTGTAACTACTCCATAGTAACAGAAGAACATATAGATGAGTACTTCGCCTTAAAATCTCAAATAGAACAAGTTAATGTTTCTGATTTAAAAGATTATTCAGACTTTATTAAAGAAGATATTAACAATAAATCTAAAATTGAGAAAGATAAATGGACATCTAATCAAACTTATCTTGCCTTAGGAAATTTATTGAATGCTTGTGCAGAGCTTAAAATAGATGCTTGTCCAATGGAAGGCTTTGAAAGAGGAAAATACAACGAGATATTATCTCTTGAAGAACAAGGGCTAAATACTTCTGTTATTGCAACTATTGGTTATCGTTCTGATAATGATACTTCCCAACACACAGCAAAAGTTAGAAAACCAACCAAAACCTTATTTGCATAA